The Streptomyces sp. NL15-2K genome contains a region encoding:
- a CDS encoding peptidylprolyl isomerase, protein MAEQLYATLKTNHGDIDVRLLPNHAPKTVRNFVELAQGEREWTHPATGEKSTKKLYDGTIFHRVISGFMIQGGDPLGTGIGGPGYEFEDEFHPDLSFNKPYLLAMANAGPGTNGSQFFITVSPTAWLNRKHTIFGEVTDPASQKVVDAIAAVQVTRPNDRPVNDVVIESVVVETRQG, encoded by the coding sequence GTGGCCGAGCAGCTTTACGCCACCCTGAAGACCAACCACGGCGACATCGACGTCCGGCTCCTGCCGAACCATGCCCCGAAGACGGTCCGGAACTTCGTCGAGCTCGCACAGGGCGAGCGGGAGTGGACCCACCCGGCCACCGGCGAGAAGTCCACCAAGAAGCTCTACGACGGCACGATCTTCCACCGTGTGATCAGCGGCTTCATGATCCAGGGCGGCGACCCGCTGGGCACCGGCATCGGCGGCCCGGGCTACGAGTTCGAGGACGAGTTCCACCCGGACCTGTCCTTCAACAAGCCCTACCTGCTGGCCATGGCCAACGCCGGTCCGGGCACCAACGGCTCGCAGTTCTTCATCACCGTCTCCCCGACGGCCTGGCTGAACCGCAAGCACACCATCTTCGGCGAGGTCACCGACCCGGCCAGCCAGAAGGTCGTGGACGCCATCGCCGCTGTCCAGGTCACCCGCCCCAACGACCGACCGGTGAACGACGTCGTCATCGAGTCGGTCGTCGTCGAGACCCGCCAGGGCTGA
- a CDS encoding rhomboid family intramembrane serine protease, whose product MDQAAGSSQDAQSLPGCYRHPDRETGIRCTRCERPICPECMVSASVGFQCPDCVRGGSGTGHAPTASQPRTIAGGTIAADPRLLTKILIGINLAIFIAGRANSSLLNDLVLIGAWPPAPFVPDEGVADGEWYRLVTSMFTHQEIWHIAFNMLSLWWLGGPLEAALGRARYLALYFVSGLAGSALAYLLTSPTTATLGASGAIFGLFGATGVLMRRLNYDLRPIIALLVINLIFTFNPGFNISWQAHIGGLIAGLVTGYAMVHAPRERRALIQYGTCALVLVVVVGMTLLRTAQLT is encoded by the coding sequence ATGGACCAGGCGGCAGGCAGTTCGCAGGACGCGCAGAGCCTGCCGGGCTGCTATCGGCACCCGGATCGTGAGACCGGCATTCGCTGCACCCGCTGCGAGCGGCCGATCTGTCCCGAGTGCATGGTCAGCGCCTCCGTCGGCTTCCAGTGCCCCGACTGCGTCCGCGGGGGCTCCGGCACCGGGCACGCGCCCACCGCGTCCCAGCCCCGCACCATCGCCGGCGGCACCATCGCCGCCGACCCGCGTCTGCTCACCAAGATCCTCATCGGGATCAACCTCGCGATCTTCATCGCCGGCCGGGCGAACTCGTCGCTGCTGAACGACCTGGTCCTCATCGGTGCCTGGCCGCCGGCGCCGTTCGTCCCCGACGAGGGCGTCGCGGACGGCGAGTGGTACCGCCTGGTGACCTCGATGTTCACGCATCAGGAAATCTGGCACATCGCGTTCAACATGCTGAGCCTGTGGTGGCTCGGCGGCCCCCTCGAAGCGGCCCTGGGCCGCGCCCGCTATCTGGCGCTCTACTTCGTCTCGGGCCTCGCGGGCAGCGCTCTGGCGTATCTGCTCACGTCCCCGACCACGGCCACCCTCGGCGCCTCGGGTGCCATTTTCGGCCTCTTCGGTGCGACCGGCGTCCTCATGCGCCGCCTCAACTACGATCTGCGGCCGATCATCGCCCTGCTGGTGATCAACCTGATCTTCACCTTCAACCCGGGGTTCAACATCTCCTGGCAGGCCCACATCGGTGGTCTCATCGCCGGTCTCGTCACCGGCTACGCCATGGTCCATGCCCCGCGTGAGCGTCGGGCGCTGATCCAGTACGGCACGTGTGCGCTGGTCCTGGTGGTGGTCGTGGGTATGACACTCCTGAGGACGGCCCAACTCACCTGA
- the crgA gene encoding cell division protein CrgA: MPKSRIRKKADYTPPPAKQATTIKLNSRAWVAPVMLAMFLIGLAWIVVFYVTDGSLPIDKLDNWNIVVGFGFIAAGFGVSTQWK, encoded by the coding sequence GTGCCGAAGTCACGGATCCGCAAGAAGGCCGACTACACGCCGCCCCCGGCGAAGCAGGCGACCACCATCAAGCTGAACAGCCGGGCCTGGGTCGCACCGGTCATGCTGGCCATGTTCCTCATCGGCCTCGCCTGGATCGTGGTCTTCTACGTGACAGACGGTTCGCTGCCCATCGACAAGCTGGACAACTGGAACATCGTGGTGGGCTTCGGCTTCATCGCCGCCGGATTCGGCGTCTCCACCCAGTGGAAGTAG
- a CDS encoding DUF881 domain-containing protein, protein MSNSADSPGTGSSPARPRRFRPMRVLTAGVFALAGLIFFTSFNTAKGTNIRTDTSLLKLSDLIHERSRSNGELDESNASLREDVESLAERDDGSTKAEDDKLEALEKNAGTQKLTGEAITVTLNDAPPDATAKLPGYPEPQPDYLVIHQQDLQAVVNALWQGGAQGIKVMDQRLISTSAVRCVGNTLILQGRVYSPPYKITAVGDPEKLRKALTASPTIQNYMVYVNVYGLGWKVEEDGPVTLPGYSGTVDLQYAKPVE, encoded by the coding sequence TTGAGCAATTCTGCCGACTCCCCCGGGACGGGATCCAGTCCTGCCCGCCCGCGTCGTTTCCGGCCCATGCGGGTGCTCACGGCGGGGGTCTTCGCTCTCGCGGGACTCATCTTCTTCACCAGCTTCAATACGGCCAAGGGCACCAACATCCGCACGGACACGTCCTTGCTGAAGCTGTCGGACCTCATCCACGAGCGCAGCCGCAGCAACGGCGAACTCGACGAGTCCAACGCCTCGCTGCGCGAGGACGTCGAGTCGCTCGCCGAGCGGGACGACGGCAGCACCAAGGCCGAGGACGACAAGCTGGAGGCCCTGGAGAAGAACGCGGGCACGCAGAAGCTCACCGGCGAGGCGATCACGGTCACGCTCAACGACGCCCCGCCGGACGCCACCGCCAAGCTCCCCGGCTACCCCGAGCCGCAGCCCGACTACCTGGTCATCCACCAGCAGGACCTCCAGGCGGTGGTGAACGCCCTGTGGCAGGGCGGCGCCCAGGGCATCAAGGTCATGGATCAGCGGCTGATCTCCACCAGCGCGGTGCGGTGCGTGGGCAACACCCTGATCCTTCAGGGCCGCGTGTACTCACCGCCGTACAAGATCACGGCGGTCGGGGACCCGGAGAAGCTGCGGAAGGCGCTCACCGCGTCTCCGACGATCCAGAACTACATGGTGTACGTCAACGTCTACGGGCTCGGCTGGAAAGTCGAGGAGGACGGGCCGGTGACTCTTCCTGGCTACTCGGGCACAGTGGATCTGCAGTACGCCAAGCCCGTGGAGTGA
- a CDS encoding class E sortase has protein sequence MRVVIRTVSELCITVGALIVLFVVYVLFWTGVKADHVMDDQIDLLQDQWSQGSVRPTASPESAGQAGAPAEPPKPAPYKSGKPFAIMYIPRLGFTWNKPVLENTATNTLKKGLGRYAHTAQLGQKGNFAVAGHRRTYGDPFKDFPELRRGDAVVLTDGTTWFTYRIDKGPYKTVPSDVEVIDPVPRKSGYTRSGRYLTLTTCDPEWGHSHRLIVWAHLDSTQPVEAGKPPALRR, from the coding sequence GTGCGCGTCGTGATCAGGACCGTCAGCGAACTGTGCATCACCGTCGGCGCCCTGATCGTGCTGTTCGTCGTTTATGTGCTGTTCTGGACCGGTGTGAAGGCCGACCACGTCATGGACGACCAGATCGACCTGTTACAGGACCAGTGGTCGCAGGGCTCCGTGCGGCCCACGGCGTCGCCCGAATCCGCCGGGCAGGCCGGTGCCCCCGCCGAACCGCCGAAGCCGGCGCCGTACAAGAGCGGCAAGCCCTTCGCGATCATGTACATCCCACGTCTCGGTTTCACGTGGAACAAGCCGGTCCTCGAGAACACCGCCACCAACACCCTGAAGAAGGGCCTCGGCCGCTACGCGCACACCGCGCAGCTCGGGCAGAAGGGCAACTTCGCGGTCGCCGGCCACCGCCGCACGTACGGGGATCCCTTCAAAGACTTCCCCGAGCTGCGCCGCGGCGACGCGGTGGTACTGACGGACGGGACGACCTGGTTCACGTACCGGATCGACAAAGGCCCTTACAAAACCGTGCCCTCGGACGTTGAGGTGATCGACCCTGTGCCACGTAAGTCCGGGTACACCCGTTCGGGCCGCTACCTCACGCTGACCACATGCGATCCGGAGTGGGGGCACAGTCACCGGCTGATCGTCTGGGCGCATCTGGACTCCACACAGCCTGTGGAGGCAGGGAAACCACCGGCCCTGCGCCGTTAG
- a CDS encoding aminodeoxychorismate/anthranilate synthase component II, with amino-acid sequence MSARILVVDNYDSFVFNLVQYLYQLGVECEVLRNDEVSTEHAQDGFDGVLLSPGPGTPEEAGVCVEMVRHCAATGVPVFGVCLGMQSMQVAYGGVVDRAPELLHGKTSLVEHEGQGVFAGLPSPFTATRYHSLAAEPATVPADLEVTARTHDGIIMGLRHRELPVEGVQFHPESVLTEHGHRMLANWLVECGDQGAVARSAGLAPVVGRATE; translated from the coding sequence GTGAGTGCGCGCATTCTTGTCGTCGACAACTACGACAGCTTCGTCTTCAACCTGGTCCAGTACCTGTACCAGCTGGGCGTCGAGTGCGAGGTGCTGCGCAACGACGAGGTGTCGACGGAGCACGCCCAGGACGGCTTCGACGGCGTCCTGCTGTCGCCTGGCCCCGGCACCCCCGAGGAGGCGGGTGTCTGCGTCGAGATGGTGCGCCACTGCGCCGCCACCGGCGTCCCGGTCTTCGGTGTCTGCCTCGGCATGCAGTCCATGCAGGTGGCGTACGGCGGTGTCGTGGACCGTGCCCCCGAGCTGCTGCACGGCAAGACCTCGCTGGTCGAGCACGAGGGCCAGGGCGTCTTCGCCGGACTGCCCTCGCCCTTCACGGCGACCAGGTACCACTCGTTGGCGGCCGAGCCGGCGACGGTCCCGGCCGACCTCGAGGTGACCGCGCGGACGCACGACGGCATCATCATGGGCCTGCGCCACCGTGAGCTGCCCGTCGAGGGTGTGCAGTTCCACCCCGAGTCGGTACTGACGGAGCACGGCCACCGGATGCTGGCCAACTGGCTGGTGGAGTGTGGCGACCAGGGCGCGGTGGCGAGGTCGGCGGGGCTCGCCCCGGTGGTGGGCAGGGCCACGGAGTGA
- a CDS encoding class E sortase, giving the protein MTALRPERESGAAYGESFTDPPGDTGDQGTSYGQQPYEASGVLGDWYDSASASYDMSAGDLGAGDLSASASYGTGLDEPYVPPPDEETVALRVPEPPTHGAAGESIAAASVSDASSASSATGGTTGGRAARRKAAKRRHGRHGGAPEPQTSSESAEDGRPLSRLEARRQARARKPGAAVVASRAIGEVFITTGVLMLLFVTYQLWWTNVRAHAQADKAASSLQDDWANGKRNPGVFQPGQGFALLHIPKLDVVVPIAEGVSNKGVLDRGMVGHYGEGALKTAMPDAKTGNFGLAGHRNTHGEPFRYINRLKAGDAIVVETQDKYYVYKMASMLPVTSPSNTSVLDPVPPGSGFTEPGRYITLTTCTPEFTSKYRLIVWGKMVEERPRSKGKPDALVS; this is encoded by the coding sequence GTGACCGCCTTGCGCCCCGAGCGCGAGTCCGGCGCCGCCTACGGGGAGTCCTTCACGGACCCGCCCGGCGACACCGGCGACCAGGGGACCTCGTACGGGCAGCAGCCGTACGAGGCCTCCGGCGTGCTCGGGGACTGGTACGACAGCGCGTCCGCGTCGTACGACATGAGCGCGGGCGATCTGGGCGCGGGTGACCTGAGCGCGTCCGCGTCGTACGGCACGGGCCTGGACGAGCCCTACGTACCGCCGCCCGACGAGGAGACCGTCGCACTGCGGGTCCCCGAGCCGCCGACGCACGGAGCCGCGGGCGAGTCGATAGCGGCTGCCTCCGTCTCTGACGCCTCATCCGCCTCCTCCGCCACTGGAGGGACCACGGGTGGCCGTGCGGCCCGCAGAAAGGCCGCCAAGCGGCGTCACGGGCGCCATGGGGGCGCGCCGGAGCCCCAGACATCCTCCGAGTCGGCGGAGGACGGCAGGCCCCTCTCCCGCCTGGAGGCCCGCCGACAGGCGAGGGCGCGCAAGCCCGGTGCGGCCGTCGTCGCCAGCCGGGCGATCGGCGAGGTGTTCATCACCACCGGTGTGCTGATGCTGCTGTTCGTCACCTACCAGCTGTGGTGGACGAACGTCCGGGCGCATGCGCAGGCGGACAAGGCGGCCAGCAGCCTCCAGGACGACTGGGCGAACGGCAAGCGGAACCCGGGCGTCTTCCAGCCGGGGCAGGGTTTCGCCCTCCTGCACATTCCGAAGCTGGACGTGGTGGTGCCGATCGCGGAGGGCGTCAGCAACAAGGGGGTGCTCGACCGGGGCATGGTCGGCCACTACGGCGAGGGCGCGCTGAAGACGGCGATGCCCGACGCGAAGACCGGCAACTTCGGGCTCGCGGGCCACCGCAACACGCATGGTGAACCGTTCCGGTACATCAACAGGCTCAAGGCGGGCGACGCGATCGTCGTGGAGACCCAGGACAAGTACTACGTCTACAAGATGGCGTCGATGCTGCCGGTGACGTCCCCGAGCAACACGAGTGTGCTGGACCCCGTCCCGCCGGGATCGGGTTTCACCGAACCGGGCCGCTACATCACCCTCACCACCTGCACGCCGGAGTTCACCAGCAAGTACCGGTTGATCGTCTGGGGCAAGATGGTCGAGGAACGGCCGCGCAGCAAGGGCAAGCCGGATGCGCTCGTCAGTTAA